Proteins encoded together in one Thermococcus gammatolerans EJ3 window:
- the leuS gene encoding leucine--tRNA ligase, producing MKVDFKAIEEKWQKRWLEERVFEPDRKAKPKEKKFYITVAFPYLSGHLHVGHARTYTIPDVIARFKRMQGYNVLFPMAWHITGAPIVGIAERIKNRDPKTIHIYRDVYKVPEDILWKFEDPKEIVKYFMKAAKETFIRAGFSVDWTREFHTTSLFPPFSKFVEWQFWTLKDMGLVVKGAHRVRWDPVVGTPLGDHDIMEGEDVQILEYVIIKFILEENGEKIYLPAATLRPETVYGVTNMWLNPNATYVKAKVKRGNREETWIISKEAAYKLSFQDREIEVIEEFKGEKLIGKYVKNPVTGDEVIILPAEFVDPDNATGVVMSVPAHAPFDHIALEDLKKETELLLKFDIDPRVLEDITYISLIELEGYGEFPAVEEAERLGVKSQRDREKLEEATKNIYKAEYHKGIFKVEPYKGKPVQEVKELIAKELQEKGIAEIMYEFAEKPVISRFGNQAVIKIIHDQWFIDYGNPEWKEKAREALARMTIYPESRRAQFEAVIDWLDKKACARKVGLGTPLPWDPEWVIESLSDSTIYMAYYTISRHINKLREEGRLDPEKLTREFFDYIFREDFSEEKEKELAEKTGIPAEIIHEMKEEFEYWYPLDWRCSAKDLIPNHLTFFIFNHVAIFRREHWPKGIAVNGFGTLEGQKMSKSKGNVLNFIDAIEENGADVVRLYIMGLAEHDSDFDWRRKEVGKLRRQVERFYELISEFSSYEAKEGVELKAIDRWMLHRLNKAIEGTTKALEEFRTRTAVQWAFYTVLNDLRWYMRRTEGRNDEAKRFVLRKLADVWVRLMAPFTPHISEELWEKLGGESFVSLAKWPEPVPEWWDETVEAEEEFVKAFIEDVKEIIRVAKIEKAERVYVYTAPEWKWKVVEVVAEKRDFKSAMAELMKDPEMREHGKEISKLIQRLIKERAFEVKRIDEEKALREAKDFIEKELGVELIINPEEDKGGKKRQAMPLKPAVFVE from the coding sequence ATGAAAGTAGACTTCAAGGCCATTGAGGAGAAGTGGCAGAAGCGCTGGCTTGAGGAGAGGGTTTTCGAGCCCGACAGGAAGGCGAAGCCCAAGGAGAAGAAGTTCTACATCACCGTCGCCTTCCCGTACCTTTCAGGCCACCTCCACGTCGGCCACGCGAGAACCTACACGATTCCCGACGTCATAGCGCGCTTTAAGCGCATGCAGGGCTACAACGTGCTGTTTCCAATGGCCTGGCACATCACAGGGGCTCCGATAGTGGGCATAGCAGAGCGCATAAAGAACCGCGACCCCAAAACCATACACATCTACCGCGACGTCTACAAGGTGCCCGAGGATATTCTCTGGAAGTTCGAGGACCCGAAGGAAATCGTCAAGTACTTCATGAAGGCCGCGAAGGAGACGTTCATCAGGGCAGGTTTTTCAGTTGACTGGACGCGCGAGTTCCACACTACCAGTCTCTTCCCGCCCTTCAGCAAGTTCGTGGAGTGGCAGTTCTGGACGCTCAAGGACATGGGGCTAGTCGTTAAGGGTGCCCACCGCGTCCGCTGGGACCCGGTAGTAGGAACTCCCCTCGGCGACCACGACATAATGGAAGGCGAAGACGTCCAGATTCTTGAGTACGTCATCATCAAGTTCATCTTAGAAGAGAACGGCGAGAAAATCTACCTTCCGGCGGCGACGCTCAGACCGGAGACCGTCTATGGAGTAACCAACATGTGGCTCAACCCCAACGCTACCTACGTCAAGGCAAAGGTCAAGCGCGGGAATAGGGAAGAGACCTGGATAATCAGCAAAGAAGCGGCCTACAAGCTCTCCTTCCAGGACAGAGAGATAGAGGTCATCGAGGAGTTCAAGGGCGAGAAGCTCATAGGAAAATACGTGAAGAACCCAGTAACGGGCGACGAGGTCATTATCCTGCCCGCGGAGTTCGTTGACCCGGACAACGCGACGGGAGTAGTCATGAGCGTTCCAGCGCATGCTCCCTTTGACCACATAGCCCTCGAAGACCTGAAGAAGGAAACCGAACTGCTCCTCAAGTTCGACATAGACCCGCGCGTCTTAGAGGACATCACCTACATCTCGCTGATAGAGCTTGAGGGCTACGGCGAGTTCCCGGCAGTTGAGGAAGCAGAGAGGCTTGGCGTGAAGAGCCAGAGGGACAGGGAAAAGCTCGAAGAGGCCACCAAGAACATCTACAAGGCAGAGTACCACAAGGGAATCTTCAAGGTTGAGCCCTACAAAGGCAAGCCCGTCCAGGAGGTCAAAGAGCTCATAGCCAAGGAGCTCCAGGAGAAGGGAATAGCGGAGATAATGTACGAGTTCGCGGAGAAGCCCGTTATCTCGCGCTTCGGCAACCAGGCCGTCATCAAGATAATCCACGACCAGTGGTTCATAGACTATGGTAACCCCGAGTGGAAGGAGAAGGCGAGGGAAGCGCTCGCCAGAATGACGATTTATCCCGAGAGCAGGCGCGCGCAGTTCGAGGCTGTAATAGACTGGCTCGACAAGAAGGCCTGCGCGAGGAAGGTCGGCCTTGGAACGCCCCTGCCCTGGGACCCGGAGTGGGTCATCGAGAGCCTGAGCGACTCGACAATCTACATGGCCTACTACACGATAAGCAGGCACATAAATAAGCTCCGCGAGGAGGGCAGACTCGACCCCGAGAAGCTCACGAGGGAGTTCTTCGACTACATCTTCCGTGAGGACTTCAGCGAGGAGAAGGAGAAAGAGCTTGCCGAGAAGACTGGGATTCCAGCCGAGATAATCCACGAGATGAAGGAGGAGTTCGAGTACTGGTATCCGCTCGACTGGCGCTGTTCAGCCAAAGACCTCATCCCGAACCACCTGACGTTCTTCATCTTCAACCACGTGGCGATATTCAGGCGCGAACACTGGCCCAAGGGCATAGCTGTGAACGGCTTTGGAACGCTCGAGGGTCAGAAGATGAGCAAGAGCAAGGGCAACGTGCTGAACTTCATAGATGCAATCGAGGAGAACGGGGCGGATGTTGTGAGGCTCTACATAATGGGCCTTGCTGAGCACGACAGCGACTTCGACTGGCGCAGGAAGGAGGTCGGAAAGCTCCGCAGGCAGGTCGAGCGCTTCTACGAGCTGATAAGTGAGTTCTCAAGCTATGAAGCCAAAGAGGGCGTCGAGCTCAAAGCCATTGACCGCTGGATGCTCCACAGGCTCAACAAGGCCATCGAGGGAACCACCAAGGCCCTTGAGGAGTTCAGGACGAGGACCGCCGTCCAGTGGGCGTTCTACACCGTTCTCAACGACCTGCGCTGGTACATGCGCAGAACCGAGGGCAGGAACGACGAGGCAAAGCGCTTCGTCCTTAGAAAGCTCGCCGACGTCTGGGTCAGGCTCATGGCGCCCTTCACGCCACACATCAGCGAGGAGCTCTGGGAGAAGCTGGGCGGAGAGAGCTTCGTGAGCCTGGCGAAGTGGCCAGAGCCAGTCCCCGAGTGGTGGGACGAGACTGTTGAAGCGGAGGAAGAGTTCGTCAAGGCCTTCATCGAGGACGTCAAGGAGATAATCCGCGTTGCTAAGATAGAGAAGGCGGAGAGGGTCTACGTTTATACAGCCCCTGAGTGGAAGTGGAAGGTCGTTGAGGTCGTTGCCGAGAAGAGGGATTTCAAGTCGGCGATGGCAGAGCTGATGAAGGACCCGGAGATGAGGGAGCACGGCAAGGAGATAAGCAAGCTGATACAGCGCCTTATAAAGGAGAGGGCCTTCGAGGTCAAGCGCATAGACGAAGAGAAGGCGCTGAGGGAAGCCAAGGACTTCATAGAGAAGGAGCTCGGCGTCGAGCTGATAATCAACCCCGAAGAAGATAAGGGAGGAAAGAAGAGGCAGGCGATGCCGCTGAAGCCTGCTGTGTTTGTGGAGTGA
- a CDS encoding M24 family metallopeptidase, producing MRLERFILEMENAGFDGAIVSPGANFYYLTGFNLHETGERPTLLVISSDGAYHLLAPAMYRNQISNFPVTFWSDGENPYHKLSWIFGELKLSGGRLLVENTMRADWLINILKLGNGRFELHPLSQVIRELRMRKDEKEIKLMEHAAKVVDRVFDELLTWDLLGISERELALKIELRIRELSDGISFEPIVASGENAANPHHEPGERKLRKGDMVILDYGARWRGYCSDITRTIAIGKPNERLVEIYETVREAQEKAFRTVREGVMAREVDSAAREAISKAGYGEYFPHRTGHGLGLEVHEEPYIGPDGDVVLGEGMTFTIEPGIYVPGLGGVRIEDDVAVVDGRGRRLTRSDRELILL from the coding sequence TTGAGACTTGAGAGATTCATCTTAGAAATGGAAAATGCCGGGTTCGATGGGGCAATAGTAAGCCCGGGGGCGAACTTTTACTATCTGACTGGCTTCAACCTTCACGAAACTGGTGAGAGACCGACACTCCTCGTCATCAGTTCGGACGGTGCCTACCACCTCCTCGCCCCGGCCATGTACAGGAACCAGATCTCGAACTTCCCAGTCACTTTCTGGAGTGATGGGGAAAACCCATATCACAAGCTTTCGTGGATATTCGGCGAGCTGAAACTTTCTGGCGGCAGGTTGCTCGTTGAAAACACCATGAGGGCAGACTGGTTGATAAACATTCTCAAGCTGGGGAACGGCCGCTTTGAGCTACATCCGCTGAGTCAGGTCATTAGGGAGCTCAGAATGAGGAAGGATGAGAAGGAAATCAAACTAATGGAGCACGCCGCAAAGGTCGTGGACAGGGTTTTCGATGAGCTCTTAACTTGGGACCTACTCGGGATAAGTGAGAGGGAGCTTGCCTTAAAGATCGAGCTGAGGATAAGGGAGCTGTCGGACGGGATTTCCTTCGAACCAATAGTGGCGAGCGGTGAGAATGCCGCAAATCCTCACCATGAGCCGGGGGAGAGGAAGCTGAGAAAAGGCGATATGGTGATACTCGACTACGGGGCCAGATGGAGGGGTTACTGCTCTGACATAACGAGAACGATAGCCATCGGCAAACCCAATGAAAGGCTCGTCGAGATATACGAGACCGTTAGGGAAGCCCAGGAAAAGGCGTTCCGAACCGTCAGGGAGGGAGTAATGGCAAGGGAAGTTGACTCTGCGGCGAGAGAAGCGATCAGCAAAGCTGGTTACGGTGAATACTTTCCCCACAGAACCGGTCATGGACTTGGCCTTGAGGTGCACGAGGAGCCGTACATAGGCCCTGATGGCGACGTTGTGCTCGGAGAGGGTATGACTTTTACGATCGAACCGGGCATCTACGTTCCAGGGCTGGGAGGCGTTAGAATAGAGGATGACGTGGCCGTTGTGGACGGCAGGGGCCGGAGGTTGACCAGATCCGACAGGGAGCTTATCCTTCTTTGA
- a CDS encoding phosphatase PAP2 family protein, which yields MFGKETFLNKKGTPRLRAMFLIILAYAYWNLYSLIYPALGRWSVNYTDLLLKLPGTSHDFVLKLLLWTESHGALYLLMDTLYRMGFTGIMLGTALYLLIRDPGEAEKLGKGYLLAFLIMSVIFVIAHVYPPHLVYTDLPREYPPPGWQARPEFVLPSPHCTIDTLSFLALVRRKDKLSMLLALIPVLTPVSTVLLAEHWVWDALTGIILGYIVHRLAERF from the coding sequence ATGTTCGGGAAGGAAACTTTCCTCAACAAAAAGGGCACCCCGAGACTCAGGGCGATGTTCCTCATCATTCTTGCTTACGCCTACTGGAATCTCTACAGTTTGATCTATCCGGCGCTTGGCCGCTGGAGCGTCAACTACACTGATCTGTTGCTGAAGCTTCCCGGAACTTCTCACGACTTCGTCCTCAAGCTGCTTCTCTGGACTGAGTCCCACGGAGCACTTTATCTCCTGATGGACACCTTATACAGGATGGGTTTCACTGGGATCATGCTTGGAACGGCCCTCTACCTTCTCATCCGTGACCCTGGGGAAGCGGAAAAACTCGGGAAGGGCTACCTTCTGGCGTTTCTGATCATGAGTGTTATATTCGTTATAGCACACGTCTATCCGCCCCACCTTGTTTATACTGACTTGCCTAGGGAGTACCCACCTCCGGGATGGCAAGCGAGGCCAGAGTTCGTTCTCCCATCTCCCCACTGCACTATCGATACCTTGAGCTTCTTGGCACTCGTGAGGAGAAAGGATAAACTCTCTATGCTGCTGGCTTTAATTCCTGTGTTGACTCCAGTTTCCACAGTTCTTCTGGCTGAGCACTGGGTTTGGGACGCGCTCACAGGGATAATCCTCGGTTACATCGTGCACAGGCTCGCGGAACGTTTTTAA
- a CDS encoding TMEM165/GDT1 family protein, with product MDPLIYISVMVFLAELGDKTQLATMAFATKYGWRKAFAGAIIGLALINFLGAVVGEKLGELLPQEVIHKGAGAFFILVGILMMAGKL from the coding sequence TTGGATCCTCTAATTTACATTTCCGTGATGGTATTTCTGGCGGAGCTCGGAGATAAAACCCAGCTGGCAACTATGGCCTTTGCAACCAAGTACGGGTGGAGGAAGGCATTTGCCGGGGCGATAATAGGGCTGGCACTGATCAATTTCCTCGGAGCCGTTGTGGGTGAGAAGCTGGGTGAACTCCTGCCTCAGGAGGTAATACACAAGGGGGCGGGGGCATTTTTCATCTTAGTAGGCATTCTAATGATGGCTGGGAAACTGTGA
- a CDS encoding pyridoxal phosphate-dependent aminotransferase, which translates to MKYKKRKYFLAGRINLIQRSKIRELFEKARKMENVISLGIGEPDFDTPEVIKEAAKRALDEGYTHYTPNAGIPEFREAIAEYYREFYKIDVDVDSILVTAGAYEATYLAFESLLEEGDDVIIPDPAFVCYVEDAKISEAGIIRIPLREENRFRIDPDELVELITKRTRMIVINYPNNPTGATLDKETAKAIAQIAEDYNIYILSDEPYEHFLYEGARHYPMIKYAPDNTILANSFSKTFAMTGWRLGFAIAPPQVIKDMIKLHAYIIGNVTSFIQIAGITALRDKRSWEAVENMRKIYAERRKLTLRYLNEMPHIEPFRPKGAFYVWAKIDPELDMSSEDFAEWLLENAGVVVIPGTAFGKHGEGWIRISYATKKEQLIEAMERMRRALEKL; encoded by the coding sequence ATGAAATACAAGAAAAGAAAATACTTCCTGGCTGGCAGGATCAATCTCATACAGAGATCGAAGATCAGGGAGCTCTTCGAAAAGGCAAGAAAGATGGAAAACGTTATCTCACTCGGAATCGGCGAGCCCGATTTTGACACACCCGAAGTCATAAAGGAGGCCGCCAAAAGAGCTCTCGATGAGGGTTATACCCACTATACTCCCAACGCAGGTATCCCAGAGTTCAGGGAGGCCATAGCCGAGTATTATCGCGAGTTTTACAAGATAGACGTCGATGTTGATAGTATTCTAGTCACCGCCGGCGCCTACGAAGCGACATATCTTGCCTTCGAATCCCTTCTCGAGGAGGGCGACGATGTCATAATTCCAGATCCCGCTTTCGTTTGCTACGTTGAGGACGCAAAGATATCGGAGGCTGGGATAATCCGTATTCCCCTGCGTGAGGAGAACCGCTTTAGAATCGACCCCGACGAGCTCGTTGAACTGATAACCAAGCGCACAAGAATGATAGTCATAAACTACCCAAACAACCCAACTGGTGCGACCCTCGATAAGGAGACTGCAAAGGCCATAGCTCAAATAGCGGAGGATTACAACATCTATATCCTCAGCGACGAACCCTATGAGCACTTTCTCTATGAGGGGGCGCGGCACTATCCGATGATAAAGTATGCCCCGGACAACACAATACTTGCGAACAGCTTTTCCAAGACGTTCGCTATGACTGGATGGAGACTGGGCTTCGCCATAGCTCCCCCACAGGTCATTAAGGATATGATAAAGCTTCATGCGTACATTATTGGAAACGTTACCTCATTTATCCAGATCGCGGGCATAACAGCCCTGAGGGACAAGAGGAGCTGGGAAGCAGTCGAAAACATGAGAAAGATATACGCCGAGAGAAGGAAACTGACTCTTCGCTACCTGAACGAAATGCCGCACATTGAGCCCTTCAGGCCAAAGGGAGCCTTTTATGTGTGGGCAAAGATAGATCCCGAGCTTGATATGAGCAGCGAGGACTTTGCCGAGTGGCTCCTTGAGAACGCGGGCGTCGTGGTAATCCCGGGAACAGCATTTGGAAAACACGGCGAGGGATGGATCAGGATAAGCTACGCAACGAAAAAAGAACAGCTGATCGAGGCTATGGAGAGAATGAGAAGGGCCCTTGAAAAGCTGTGA
- the cgi121 gene encoding KEOPS complex subunit Cgi121, which yields MGGFEVIAVKVREAEKIVPKIGGDVQIVSAPCYEAVVHAAVLALRAFQRGTNRAKTLGGELLLRLSGRLQIKDAIKENGIKEGLNYLVIFDGGDPELKLKELGLRKANPVHCDPEKLKPLMEKSALVEAL from the coding sequence ATGGGGGGTTTCGAGGTAATAGCAGTGAAAGTGAGGGAGGCTGAAAAGATCGTCCCCAAGATTGGAGGAGACGTGCAGATCGTTAGCGCTCCCTGCTATGAGGCCGTTGTGCACGCTGCTGTACTGGCTTTGAGAGCTTTTCAAAGGGGAACGAACCGTGCAAAGACCCTTGGGGGAGAGTTGTTGCTCAGGCTCTCGGGAAGGCTCCAGATAAAGGACGCGATCAAAGAGAATGGAATAAAGGAGGGCCTCAACTACTTGGTCATATTTGATGGAGGGGATCCCGAATTAAAACTCAAGGAGCTGGGATTGAGAAAGGCAAACCCAGTTCACTGCGATCCAGAGAAGCTGAAACCCCTGATGGAGAAATCCGCCTTGGTGGAAGCGCTCTGA
- a CDS encoding ribbon-helix-helix domain-containing protein encodes MTKMRIISVQVPQSFVNAMDQLVRRGVYPNRSEVIRAALREFLKKEMSTELQGDEVPEYIIK; translated from the coding sequence ATGACAAAGATGCGCATCATAAGCGTTCAAGTGCCCCAGAGTTTTGTTAACGCCATGGACCAGCTCGTCAGACGCGGTGTTTACCCCAACAGAAGCGAGGTTATCAGAGCCGCACTCAGGGAGTTCCTCAAAAAAGAAATGAGCACCGAGCTACAAGGGGACGAGGTTCCTGAATATATAATCAAATAA
- the ftsZ gene encoding cell division protein FtsZ, with amino-acid sequence MVFKLLEQAGIKLDLDEGKEVEKKADFFGEDFDDFIKIAIVGVGGSGNNTITRLYELGVEGAELIAMNTDAQHLARVKAHKKLLLGREITHGKGSGGDPRIGYKAAEASAHEIAKTVGDVDLVFITAGMGNGTGTGAAPVVAKVIKEHARNSGRFREPLVVSVVTFPFKTEGTVRLEKARAGIKALLQYSDTVIIIENDKLLKLVPNLPISAAFRFADEIIARMVKGITETIKLPSMVNIDFADVYSVMKDGGAALIGIGESDSKKRAVEAVKAALENKMLDVKFGSGNKALVHFTVGPDVNLGEINEAMEVVYNNLGAKSEIKWGARVDEDMGKVVRAMVIMTGVESPHILGGETALIAKSDSVVIPEPEPFPFAEKSKSSKDLYAIIAGKEKPSAKIDDERKKIIEKILSGIDEF; translated from the coding sequence ATGGTGTTTAAGCTCCTGGAGCAGGCCGGAATAAAACTGGACCTTGATGAGGGCAAGGAAGTGGAGAAAAAAGCGGACTTTTTTGGCGAGGATTTTGACGACTTCATCAAAATAGCCATCGTTGGTGTTGGTGGTTCAGGTAACAACACTATAACCAGACTCTATGAGCTCGGAGTTGAGGGGGCCGAGCTTATAGCCATGAACACCGACGCCCAGCATTTGGCGAGGGTGAAGGCCCATAAAAAGCTCCTTCTTGGAAGGGAGATAACTCACGGAAAGGGTTCCGGCGGAGACCCAAGGATAGGATACAAAGCCGCCGAAGCAAGCGCCCACGAGATAGCAAAGACAGTTGGCGACGTGGATCTCGTCTTCATAACGGCTGGGATGGGTAACGGAACCGGTACCGGTGCTGCCCCTGTCGTGGCAAAGGTAATAAAGGAACACGCTAGGAACAGCGGGCGCTTCCGTGAGCCCTTGGTTGTAAGCGTTGTAACGTTTCCCTTCAAGACCGAGGGAACGGTTCGCCTCGAAAAGGCCCGCGCCGGGATTAAGGCTCTCCTCCAGTACTCGGACACTGTGATAATCATCGAGAACGACAAGCTCCTTAAACTCGTCCCCAACCTGCCGATAAGCGCAGCCTTCCGCTTCGCCGATGAGATAATAGCCAGAATGGTCAAAGGGATAACCGAAACGATAAAGCTTCCGTCCATGGTGAACATTGATTTCGCCGACGTTTACAGCGTTATGAAGGACGGTGGGGCTGCACTCATAGGTATAGGGGAGAGCGACTCTAAGAAGAGGGCCGTTGAGGCCGTCAAGGCTGCCCTCGAGAACAAGATGCTCGATGTCAAGTTCGGTAGCGGTAACAAAGCACTTGTCCACTTTACCGTCGGTCCTGACGTGAACCTCGGTGAGATCAACGAGGCGATGGAAGTTGTGTACAACAACCTCGGAGCCAAGTCCGAGATCAAGTGGGGTGCCCGCGTCGATGAGGACATGGGTAAAGTGGTCAGGGCAATGGTAATAATGACCGGCGTTGAAAGCCCACACATACTGGGTGGTGAGACTGCATTAATAGCAAAGTCGGACTCAGTTGTAATCCCCGAGCCTGAGCCGTTCCCCTTCGCGGAGAAATCGAAGTCCTCGAAAGACCTCTACGCCATAATCGCGGGCAAAGAGAAGCCCTCTGCCAAGATCGATGACGAGCGCAAGAAGATCATTGAAAAGATACTCTCCGGCATCGACGAGTTTTGA
- a CDS encoding ParA family protein translates to MAVVISVANQKGGVGKTTLTMNLGYGLARAGKRVLLIDVDPQFNLTFGLIGMDVLKYGNNNVGTLMSRESSVEDAIVEVTPNLHLIPSHLNLSAKEIEIINAYNRERRLVKAIAPVLPDYDYVLIDNPPSMGIFLVNSLTASDYVLIPLELSYFGVIGMQLMFNLMAMIREETNENLTLMGLVPNKFTRQTKVPQMRLKELKEAYPDAPILTTIPKAIALEKAQGEGLSIFDYEPDGRAARAFEKLTEEVISIAEGE, encoded by the coding sequence ATGGCCGTTGTAATCAGTGTGGCCAACCAGAAGGGAGGAGTTGGAAAGACGACCCTCACCATGAACCTCGGCTACGGCCTCGCAAGGGCCGGTAAAAGGGTTCTTCTCATCGACGTTGATCCACAGTTCAACCTCACTTTCGGCCTTATCGGCATGGACGTCCTCAAGTACGGGAACAACAACGTTGGAACCCTGATGAGCCGGGAGAGCAGCGTTGAAGATGCGATAGTCGAAGTGACTCCAAACCTGCATCTCATACCGAGCCACCTCAACCTCTCGGCCAAGGAAATCGAGATAATTAACGCCTACAACCGCGAAAGACGGCTTGTAAAGGCGATAGCGCCGGTTCTACCCGACTACGACTATGTTCTAATAGACAATCCTCCGAGCATGGGCATCTTTCTCGTGAACTCCCTCACAGCCTCTGACTACGTTCTCATTCCCCTCGAGCTCAGCTACTTTGGCGTCATTGGGATGCAGCTCATGTTCAACCTCATGGCAATGATAAGGGAGGAAACGAACGAAAACCTAACGCTAATGGGTCTAGTGCCCAACAAGTTTACCCGCCAGACCAAGGTGCCCCAAATGAGGCTCAAGGAACTCAAGGAAGCCTATCCCGACGCGCCAATCCTCACAACGATCCCCAAAGCGATAGCCCTCGAGAAAGCCCAAGGGGAGGGCCTTAGCATATTTGATTACGAACCAGACGGGCGTGCCGCCCGGGCCTTTGAGAAGCTGACCGAAGAGGTGATTTCAATTGCCGAGGGAGAGTAA
- a CDS encoding adenylyltransferase/cytidyltransferase family protein — protein MSGPSKGRKIRVLVGGVFDILHVGHVHFLKQAKELGDELVVIVAHDETVRRNKRRNPINPAEDRAELLRAIRYVDEVYIGSPGGIDFELVRRINPDVIAIGPDQNFNCEKLKEELKRHGIEAEVIRVPYLYKSDRAKTTKIIRRIVEEFCE, from the coding sequence ATGAGTGGGCCATCAAAGGGCAGGAAAATCCGCGTTCTTGTCGGTGGCGTCTTTGACATCCTCCACGTCGGTCACGTTCACTTTTTGAAGCAGGCTAAAGAGCTTGGCGACGAGCTGGTAGTCATAGTTGCCCACGATGAGACTGTTAGGAGGAACAAGCGGAGGAATCCAATAAACCCCGCTGAGGACAGGGCCGAGCTTTTGAGGGCGATAAGATACGTAGACGAGGTTTACATCGGCTCCCCGGGCGGGATAGACTTTGAGCTCGTCAGGCGCATAAACCCAGACGTGATAGCCATTGGCCCCGATCAGAACTTCAACTGCGAGAAGCTCAAGGAGGAGCTGAAGAGGCACGGGATAGAGGCGGAGGTGATAAGGGTTCCTTACCTCTACAAAAGCGACAGGGCAAAGACCACCAAAATAATAAGGAGAATAGTCGAAGAGTTCTGCGAGTGA
- a CDS encoding RNA-binding protein produces the protein MELKVKHPLSKKEVKAIIREMAEIFGEEIAGKMLSKKDRVEVAEFDKTTEILLVNGKPFFIRRRGLIFPLVIALYELSNEEDLRKWPRRVVVDEGAVPYIINGADVMAAGIVDADENIKEGDFVFVVEEQYGRPLAIGIALMGGRAMKEKPKGKAVKNIHHAKDKIWNVTVG, from the coding sequence GTGGAGCTGAAGGTCAAGCACCCCCTCAGCAAGAAGGAGGTAAAGGCCATAATCCGCGAGATGGCCGAGATTTTTGGCGAGGAGATAGCCGGGAAGATGCTGAGCAAGAAGGACCGCGTTGAAGTCGCTGAATTCGACAAGACCACAGAAATCCTCCTTGTCAACGGAAAGCCCTTCTTCATACGGAGAAGGGGCCTGATCTTCCCGCTCGTCATAGCGCTCTACGAGCTCTCCAACGAAGAGGATTTGAGGAAGTGGCCGAGACGCGTTGTGGTTGATGAGGGGGCGGTTCCCTACATCATCAACGGCGCCGACGTCATGGCCGCGGGCATAGTTGATGCCGATGAGAACATCAAGGAGGGCGACTTCGTCTTCGTCGTTGAAGAGCAGTACGGAAGGCCCCTCGCCATCGGAATAGCCCTGATGGGCGGCAGGGCGATGAAGGAGAAGCCCAAGGGCAAGGCAGTGAAGAACATCCACCACGCCAAGGATAAAATCTGGAACGTCACGGTGGGATGA
- the pyrF gene encoding orotidine-5'-phosphate decarboxylase — MSSLILALDVYERERALEIARETADYLWAIKVNWPLLIGSGLGIIPELKEETGLPVIADLKLADIPNTNRLIASKVFEAGSDYIIAHGFVGSDSVRAVMELGKTIIVVEMSHPGAREFIQPVTDGLIELANQLEPFGVIAPATRPERVSYIRSKLKPGIKVITPGVGAQGGKVGEVLKAGADYIIVGRSIYASDNPRESARRIYEEVKAWS, encoded by the coding sequence ATGAGCAGTTTAATTCTTGCTCTGGACGTCTACGAGCGCGAGAGAGCCCTTGAGATAGCCCGCGAGACAGCTGATTACCTCTGGGCGATTAAGGTGAACTGGCCCCTCCTCATCGGTTCTGGGCTGGGCATAATCCCAGAACTCAAAGAAGAGACAGGCCTTCCGGTTATAGCCGACCTCAAGCTCGCCGACATTCCCAACACCAACAGACTGATAGCTTCCAAAGTCTTCGAGGCTGGCTCAGACTACATCATAGCGCACGGCTTCGTCGGGAGCGACAGCGTTAGGGCGGTTATGGAGCTTGGGAAGACGATAATCGTCGTCGAGATGAGCCATCCGGGGGCAAGAGAGTTCATTCAACCTGTGACTGACGGCCTGATAGAGTTAGCCAACCAGCTTGAGCCCTTCGGTGTTATAGCCCCGGCAACAAGGCCGGAGCGCGTGAGTTACATCCGCTCAAAGCTGAAGCCGGGGATTAAGGTAATAACCCCCGGCGTCGGTGCTCAGGGTGGAAAGGTGGGCGAGGTTTTAAAGGCGGGTGCGGACTACATCATTGTGGGTCGTTCGATTTACGCGAGCGATAACCCGAGGGAAAGCGCGAGACGAATTTACGAGGAGGTGAAAGCGTGGAGCTGA